Genomic DNA from Shouchella patagoniensis:
GCCCAAGCAAACCCGAATGTGAATCCAAACAATTTGTACATTAGCCAACCTTTAACAATCCCAGGTTTGCCAGACCCAAACAGCCTCCCTTATACCATCCATATTTCGACTTCCCGACATACATTAACACTCCTTCGTGGACAGGAAACCGTTAAAACATATCCAATTGCAGTCGGTAAGATGCTTACTCAAACGCCCACTGGTGAATTCATCATCCTTAATAAGGCGCCTAACCCTGGCGGCCCATTTGGAACAATGTGGATGTCACTATCAAAACAACATTATGGTATCCATGGCACAAATGATCCATCATCCATTGGCAAATCAGTCTCACACGGGTGCATCCGCATGCACAATAAAGATGTCGAAGAACTGGCATCCATCATTCCAATTGGAACAAAAGTTATAATCGCTTCTTAGTACCTTTTGCTTACTCAATTTATTGGAATAGAATATGCCTGCCAATGCGCAGGTTTTTTATTCTTTTCTTGCTTCTCCTAGGTCTAGCAGTGTAAACTATTCACAATTGGTAGAAAATAAGGCGTAGGAGACAAGATTATGCGTATAAAAACAGAGCAGAAACTTCTATTTATTGGTGACTCCATTACAGACTGTAATCGTCAACGTCCTGATGGAGAAGGATCTTCTGAAGCACTTGGAACTGGCTATGTTTCTTTTGTTGAAAGTCTGTTGCAAGCGACCTATCCAGAACGAAAAATTCGGGTTGTGAATAAAGGAATTAGCGGCAACACGGTACGTGATTTAAAAAACAGGTGGCAGGAAGATGCGCTTAAACCAAATCCAGACTGGCTTTCCATTATGATTGGAATCAATGATGTTTGGCGCCAGTTTGATGCCCCTTTTCATACGGACAAACATGTGAGGCCTGAAGAATTTCAAGACACACTTCTTCAATTAGTAAATGATGCAAAACCTACTGTTGAAGGGATTATTTTGATGACGCCTTTTTATATCGAGTCTTCAAAAAAGGATGTAATGCGTCAAAAAATGGATCAGTATGGCTCCATCGTCAAGGAAGTAGCTGAACAAACCAATTCGCTCTTTATAGATACACAAGCCGTACTAACACCCATGCTTGATCATCTCTATTCATCCGCAATCGCTCGGGATCGCGTCCATCCAAACCCACGCGGACATATGGCGCTGGCACGTGCCTTTTTGCAAGGCATCGAATTTAATTGGCATAAAGAATAAAAAAGCGCAGAAGATTCCGCGCTTTTTTTAAAACTAACGATTTTTTGCTGCCTCCACAAAAAGAAAAATGGCTGTTAGAATATGTAGCACCATACCCACCCCTAAAATCCAGCCAAGTGCAGAAGCAAACACACCGATTAGATGTCCTGTCTTAGAACGGCCTTCTCGAGACGCGAAGACAAGGCCAATAATATGGAGACCAAACATAATATATAAGGGCGACCAAGACATACTAATAATGAATAAACCACCAAGAAGGGGAAATCCCAAAATGGCTTCAAACCCACCAATCACCCATTTATAAACTTGACTTGGTTGCTTTCCCTTTTTCTCTCTATATTCTAAAATCTCATCTCTTGCCATTGCGTCACTCCTTATGAAGCATTGTTACCCTTAATTTGCTTCAATAAAGTGTGAGTATACGCATTTATTGCTCATGCTCATACGATTTAATTGGGTTTAAAAATAAATGAACGATAAAAACAAGCACGAACACAAACAGAATGTACATACTACTGCTACCAGTCACTGTACGGTAAACAAAAGAAAATAGGATTGCACCCATCAAGATCGCAAACTCAACTAAAAGAATTGGTAAACATAAGTAATTGTCTTCTCCGCAATAAGGGCACGTCACTTTTCTTAGTGCAATGCCCCGAGGAAACGTTCGAATAGTAGGGGTCTTTTTTCCGCAGTTCTTGCAATGCCTGCGTTGTTTTTTCACGATCACACTCCCCCCTTAGCTTGCTCACTTTCTATAGTGCTCCATCCCATGAATAAGTCGAGCCATTGCATCAACAGCATTTTTATGTTTCTGGGAGAAATTGATTCTGAAGCTATTCTTAATCATTGAGCCAAATTCAGTTCCAGGAGTAACAATTACACTTGCCTGAATGCAAAGTATGTGAACAAAATCCTCAATACCCGTATCTAATTCAGGCTAATCCTGTCCAGGAGCGTTTTCAACTCCTAGCTTTATAAACTTTTTTTCTATTTTATTAATTGAGATCACCTTTTTCTTCTTTGATAACGTGCCCCATGTGGTTATTAGAGGTTACATTCTATCTTCGTTTTCAATAAGGTGGACTCCTTCTTACTAAAAAAACTCTTGTGCACCTGTTTACAGGGCAAAGAGTTTACATTCTTTTAGACAATTACAATCCATCATTTTTAGGCAACAAAGCTAAATCAATTGCGCCTTCTACTACCTCAAAATCTTTCACCTTACCGATAAGCAGCTCAACAGGGGCTTCTTTTAATGCTCCTTGTTCAAATAAATAAGCCATTGCGTTTCGCACAGTATCTTCTTCGTACCCATTCGCAATTGCATCTTCAACAACATCCTCTTGAGCTCGTAATTTCTTATCATTTATTGAATCGTGAAGGTGCAAACGCAGCTCTTCCGAAAATTGACCATTCATAAACCCACTCTCCTAGTCCGTTTTTCATTTAATACCCTGTTCGCATAAATAAAAACACTGATTCCGTGCGTCTTTTCTATGTTTTTTTCAGGAACTGCTTCGGAGACATACCTGTGTGTTTTTTAAATACATGACTAAAATACTTATAGTCACTAAACCCGATCTGCTCTGCGATTTCATATACGAGCATTTTCTCATCTTGAAGCAACCCAAGTGCTTTTGTAATTCGATATCTAGTTAGTAATTCATTAAACCCATAACCAGTATTATGCTTTAACTTCGCATTTAAAGTGACTGATGAAATACATAATTCATCACTCACATCTCTCATTGTTAGTTTTTCTCCATAGCGGGCTTTAATAATACGCAGAGTGTCGCCAACATAGCCTGATGCGCTTTCCATATCTATATCCAGTATATCTGCATATACTTTCGTGTGCTCGGACCATGACGCTGCACTTTTTTTCTCATTTAAAATCGTCACAACTTTTTTTAATGTTTCTTCAAGCTCATTTAAATCTATCGGCTTCAGTAGATAATCATGAACACCTATATGAATGGCTTGCTGCGCATAAGCGAATTCTCCGAAACCGGAAAGGATGATTGCTTCAAATTGATAATGACATTTTGCCTCTTTCAACATTTCTAACCCGTCTTTAAAAGGCATTCGAATATCCGTAATGACAAGGTCTGGTCGCAATTCCCTAATGATCTCTAGTCCTTCTTTGCCATTCTCCGCGGAACCAATAACCGTACAGCCCGTTTTTAACCAATCAATTCGATAAAGCAATCCTTTCAATAAAATTGGCTCGTCTTCGACAATAACAACTTTTAGCATCTTGCCTCACCCCTTATAAGGTATTTTCACCTGCACAATGGTTCCGACCGATGGTGTTGCCTCTATTGTTAACCCATATTTACTTCCGTATAGAAGTTGAATCATTTGATGCGTATTTTTTAATCCTGTATGTTCTGTTTCAACTGTTTCTTCCTCGATAACTGCTTTTACTTCTTCCAACCGTTGTTTGCTCATACCACTTCCATTATCAATCACATGAAAAAGTAAATCCCCTTCGTCAATTTTTGCTGTTAAATTGACCATCAACTCATTTGTTTCGTCAATGGAATGCTTAATCGCGTTCTCAACTAATGGTTGTAGTAATAATTTAGGAACTCTGGTCCGCTCAAGTGATTCAGCTATCTGTATAGAGTAGTGTAATCGCTTGCCATAGCGCATTTTCTGTAAGGAAAAATAATCATGTAAATAAGCTAGATCCTCTTTTAGTAAAACCATTGTATCACCAAAATTAGCATTATAACGCATCAATTTAGCCGTTTTCACAATCATTTCTGATGCACTTTCTGGATTAGCTAATGTTTCATATTTTATCATTTCAAGTACATTGTAAAGAAAATGCGGGTTAAATTTCGCTTCTAAATGTTTAATTTCACTCAAGCGTTTCGTTTCCATTATTTCTTGATTCTTATTAACAAGCGCCTCGATTTCATTCACTTTATTCGTATACTCTTCATAGATCGTTTGTACTTCAACAGACATTCGGCTATTCTGTTGAAAAAGTTCGTTATTGTTTTTCGATGCAACTATTGCCACGAGGGCATCAAATGGTTCCAACGATTTCTTTAATATTTTTGGCGTTACTAGCCATACCACTACTAATATGACAAAACTTGATACAACCATAGCCATAATTCCGTAAAGGAGAAGCAATTTGTACGTATGAATCGCTGTCAGTGTGAACACTTGAATTCTCTGCTCTTCAACGGTCGTTGCCGTAACGTAATAGGGACTACCTTCATATTGAATGAACTTGCCTTCGATCGGTTCAGCAAGCTTCCCTAGACGGTCAATTCCAAATGAATGACTATAAAAGATGGCATTATTAAATCGATCTGCTACAACTACTTTTTGACTACTTAGTGGGTATAACGGATGATCGAGTATAAAAAGCAAGTATCCATTTGTAGTTGAACTGATTTGTACAGCGGCCGTAAACACATATACACCACCACTTTCCCCATTAATTAATCGTTTGTTTACATACTCTTCACTAAAGCCTTTCTCTTCTGTTTTACCAATAATGGAATTTAAAACAACGCTTTGTTCGAGTTCTTCTTTTTGTTCGGTATAATAACTAGATGCAAGTACCTCTCCAGTTGATTGCAGTAAAGCGAAATCGGAGTGTAAGGAGCTTTCATTCCGAAAATCATACAACAGTTGATTCACAATACTACTTTCACCTTTACCATTCAAAAAATCAATAATCGATTCTTCTTTTGCCAACGTTTTCATACCAGTACGGTATCTATCAAAACCTGTTTCTATTTGCTCTGCAATCTGTTCATTCGTCTCTGTCCCGGGCTCGACAATAGATACATAAAAAGTCATGAGCAACGATAGCAAATAGACGGTTAAAATCGCAATGATAATAATTGTTGTATACGTTATAAATGAACGTTTAATATCATCTTTGATTTTACGACGTTCCATCTGCTCATCTCCATTTTCTAATCTAGACAACAGAGGGCTGCCTCTCATCATAAAAGGCAGCCTCTACGTTGGTTATAAATTCATTTCCTTTTTTCCTGTAAGCTTAAAAAACAGCAAAAGTGATAAGATTGAAGTGATTGTTAATATCGCCGAATACGCAGAGGCATTCCCGAAATTCCCACGAATCACTTCTGTATAAATAGACACAGCTAATGTTTGTGTATTGGAAGAGTAGAGAATGATTGAAGCACTTAATTCACCAAGGATCGTAATCCAACTCATAATCGCTCCCGCAAGTACACCAGGCATCATCATTGGTACAACAACTTTGAAAAATGTCCTTTTCTCTGAGGCACCAAGACTAATCGCTGCTTCTTCCATACTTGGACTAATTTGGCTAATAATTGCTGTACTCGAACGGATCGTATACGGCATTCTTCTAATTACGAATGCTAACACCATAATTAACGCCGTTCCTGTTAAATAGAAAGGTGCCTCACTAAAAGCAAACACTAAAGCAATACCGAGAACAGAACCTGGTATAACAAAAGGCAGCATCGAAATCGTATCTAGCATTGACGTGACCGCGTTCCGTTTCCGGACAGTCAAATACGAAATAAAGATACCTAATACGACAATAATAACGATGGCGAAAAACCCTAGTTTATACGTATTTAAGATCATTGAAAGATCACGGTTAAACAGGATATTTTCATAGTTTTGCAAAGAAAAGCGCCCTGTATACACTTGACCACCGACCGTCTCTAGAAATGACGTGTATACGACAACCAATTGAGGTAAAATCGACAGCAATGTCACAAAATAAACGATGGTGTGGCTAAGGACATTTTTGATCCCCTTACTTTTTTGAGCTTCCATCGGTCGTAATGCCGACATGGAATAAGAATATTGACGAGAGATAATCCGTTGTAAAAGAAACAAAGCAATTGTGACAATAATAAAGATTGCTGCGATCGCTGCTGCAAACCCAGCGTCCCCTCCAACCTCACTCATAAACTGTGTATAAATCAATACCGGAATCGTCCGATACCCTTCTCCAATCAACATTGGTGTACCAAAATCCGCAATAACACGCATAAAGACAAGCAGTGAACTCGCAAGAATTGTAGGCGTAATGAGCGGTACTACAATTTTTATGACTCGCTGAATTCCTGTATAACCTAAACTTTCCGCCGCTTCAATTAACGAATTATCTACGTTTTTAAGCGCACCAGAAATATAAATAAATATGAGCGGAAAAGACTGCAATGTTAGCACTAGCACGATACCAGCAAATCCATAAATACCATCAAAACTCATATTAAACGTATCATTTAAAAACTTTGTTATAACACCACTTCGTCCAAGCAATTGAATCCAGGCATATGCGCCAATAAATGGAGGAGAAATGTAAGAAACAATGATTAAGATTTGAACGGCTTTACTACCCAATATTTTCACTCGACGTAACATATAAGCAAGAGGTAAACCAATTAAAACAGCCAATAACGTGGCCACAATCGTTACTTTAATACTATTCCAAAGCGTTACCCAATAAAATTTCCGGTCAAAAAAGTGAGCAAAGTGTTCAAGGGTTAAACGTCCTGACTCTGCATCATAAACACTTTTATTTAATACAAGGATAACTGGAAAGAGAATAAATAAAGCAAAAAATAGCATGATGAGAAGTGTAATGATATTCCAGCCAGTAAATGCCTTGCGCAACATATTACTCACCTGCCTTAA
This window encodes:
- a CDS encoding L,D-transpeptidase family protein, with product MYQHLVKPGETLWSIAADYRLPLSTIAQANPNVNPNNLYISQPLTIPGLPDPNSLPYTIHISTSRHTLTLLRGQETVKTYPIAVGKMLTQTPTGEFIILNKAPNPGGPFGTMWMSLSKQHYGIHGTNDPSSIGKSVSHGCIRMHNKDVEELASIIPIGTKVIIAS
- a CDS encoding SGNH/GDSL hydrolase family protein; amino-acid sequence: MRIKTEQKLLFIGDSITDCNRQRPDGEGSSEALGTGYVSFVESLLQATYPERKIRVVNKGISGNTVRDLKNRWQEDALKPNPDWLSIMIGINDVWRQFDAPFHTDKHVRPEEFQDTLLQLVNDAKPTVEGIILMTPFYIESSKKDVMRQKMDQYGSIVKEVAEQTNSLFIDTQAVLTPMLDHLYSSAIARDRVHPNPRGHMALARAFLQGIEFNWHKE
- a CDS encoding response regulator transcription factor yields the protein MLKVVIVEDEPILLKGLLYRIDWLKTGCTVIGSAENGKEGLEIIRELRPDLVITDIRMPFKDGLEMLKEAKCHYQFEAIILSGFGEFAYAQQAIHIGVHDYLLKPIDLNELEETLKKVVTILNEKKSAASWSEHTKVYADILDIDMESASGYVGDTLRIIKARYGEKLTMRDVSDELCISSVTLNAKLKHNTGYGFNELLTRYRITKALGLLQDEKMLVYEIAEQIGFSDYKYFSHVFKKHTGMSPKQFLKKT
- a CDS encoding sensor histidine kinase; protein product: MERRKIKDDIKRSFITYTTIIIIAILTVYLLSLLMTFYVSIVEPGTETNEQIAEQIETGFDRYRTGMKTLAKEESIIDFLNGKGESSIVNQLLYDFRNESSLHSDFALLQSTGEVLASSYYTEQKEELEQSVVLNSIIGKTEEKGFSEEYVNKRLINGESGGVYVFTAAVQISSTTNGYLLFILDHPLYPLSSQKVVVADRFNNAIFYSHSFGIDRLGKLAEPIEGKFIQYEGSPYYVTATTVEEQRIQVFTLTAIHTYKLLLLYGIMAMVVSSFVILVVVWLVTPKILKKSLEPFDALVAIVASKNNNELFQQNSRMSVEVQTIYEEYTNKVNEIEALVNKNQEIMETKRLSEIKHLEAKFNPHFLYNVLEMIKYETLANPESASEMIVKTAKLMRYNANFGDTMVLLKEDLAYLHDYFSLQKMRYGKRLHYSIQIAESLERTRVPKLLLQPLVENAIKHSIDETNELMVNLTAKIDEGDLLFHVIDNGSGMSKQRLEEVKAVIEEETVETEHTGLKNTHQMIQLLYGSKYGLTIEATPSVGTIVQVKIPYKG
- a CDS encoding ABC transporter permease, with translation MLRKAFTGWNIITLLIMLFFALFILFPVILVLNKSVYDAESGRLTLEHFAHFFDRKFYWVTLWNSIKVTIVATLLAVLIGLPLAYMLRRVKILGSKAVQILIIVSYISPPFIGAYAWIQLLGRSGVITKFLNDTFNMSFDGIYGFAGIVLVLTLQSFPLIFIYISGALKNVDNSLIEAAESLGYTGIQRVIKIVVPLITPTILASSLLVFMRVIADFGTPMLIGEGYRTIPVLIYTQFMSEVGGDAGFAAAIAAIFIIVTIALFLLQRIISRQYSYSMSALRPMEAQKSKGIKNVLSHTIVYFVTLLSILPQLVVVYTSFLETVGGQVYTGRFSLQNYENILFNRDLSMILNTYKLGFFAIVIIVVLGIFISYLTVRKRNAVTSMLDTISMLPFVIPGSVLGIALVFAFSEAPFYLTGTALIMVLAFVIRRMPYTIRSSTAIISQISPSMEEAAISLGASEKRTFFKVVVPMMMPGVLAGAIMSWITILGELSASIILYSSNTQTLAVSIYTEVIRGNFGNASAYSAILTITSILSLLLFFKLTGKKEMNL